One genomic region from Jilunia laotingensis encodes:
- a CDS encoding DUF2975 domain-containing protein, with amino-acid sequence MKRRLNILCLLVMLVFCYSVFESAYYFGNAFMAGFQAGMNSVSDKDKKELAWISNIRSVALFPDDFTERTDSVFNEKSGEYVPAIYGKMLVGVETPVNIWLKFLTMLFNTIGIFSMILSVIFFFWLIVAINKSDIFNWKNVHRLRWLGAFLILNFLCEAIPNYISIYELSGVFSIPGYSLNLSCLVSKLTLVLGLVSLVVGEVFAIGLKMKEEQELTI; translated from the coding sequence ATGAAAAGAAGATTGAATATACTCTGTTTGCTAGTGATGTTAGTGTTTTGCTATTCAGTATTTGAATCTGCTTATTATTTTGGCAATGCATTTATGGCAGGATTTCAAGCTGGGATGAATTCGGTAAGCGATAAAGATAAAAAGGAATTAGCTTGGATAAGTAACATAAGATCTGTTGCCTTATTCCCTGATGATTTTACCGAACGGACGGATTCAGTGTTCAATGAGAAGTCCGGTGAATACGTACCGGCTATCTATGGGAAAATGCTTGTAGGCGTAGAGACCCCTGTTAACATTTGGTTGAAATTTCTCACCATGTTATTCAACACTATAGGTATCTTTTCGATGATTCTTTCGGTTATATTTTTCTTTTGGCTGATTGTTGCCATCAATAAGTCCGATATCTTCAATTGGAAGAATGTTCACCGGCTTCGCTGGCTGGGAGCTTTTTTAATCCTTAATTTCCTTTGTGAGGCTATACCTAATTATATTTCTATCTATGAATTGTCCGGTGTTTTTTCGATTCCCGGTTATTCTCTGAACTTGTCTTGTCTTGTTTCTAAATTGACATTGGTACTGGGGCTTGTCTCGTTGGTAGTCGGTGAGGTGTTCGCTATTGGGTTAAAGATGAAAGAAGAACAAGAGTTGACGATTTAA
- a CDS encoding CPBP family intramembrane glutamic endopeptidase, whose translation MKTAIQLVLIYFGILQIIAPILVTIPCVIYMIATTGTVDREALMQMIIIPAQLTGILLMAVYLWKDGYISKERVTWTIVSPSYMGLSVLILFAAVALISILMSYVTWLPNIMENVFDILQSGWTGILTIAVIGPVLEELLFRGAITKALLQKYDPKKAILISAFFFGIFHINPAQVVPAFLLGILFAWVYYKTASLVPCILMHVLNNGFSVYINMKYPDAEDVNTIVGIPGQLLIVAISTVVLVLCYQLMKRTTIAYSWKKGENVEVVTNND comes from the coding sequence ATGAAAACTGCCATACAATTAGTATTGATATATTTTGGAATTTTGCAGATCATTGCACCTATCCTGGTAACAATTCCGTGCGTCATTTATATGATAGCAACCACCGGAACTGTTGACCGTGAGGCATTGATGCAGATGATTATCATTCCGGCCCAATTGACCGGTATCCTGTTGATGGCGGTTTACCTGTGGAAAGACGGATATATTAGTAAGGAACGGGTCACATGGACTATCGTATCTCCTTCCTACATGGGGTTGAGCGTACTTATTCTTTTTGCAGCCGTTGCTTTAATCTCCATTTTAATGTCCTATGTTACGTGGCTACCCAATATAATGGAGAATGTGTTTGATATCTTACAATCCGGTTGGACCGGTATACTGACCATTGCCGTGATTGGCCCGGTTTTGGAAGAATTATTGTTTCGCGGAGCCATTACGAAAGCGCTTCTTCAGAAGTACGATCCGAAAAAAGCAATTCTCATTTCTGCGTTCTTCTTTGGAATATTTCATATCAATCCGGCTCAGGTTGTTCCCGCATTTTTGTTGGGAATCCTGTTTGCATGGGTTTATTATAAGACAGCCAGTTTGGTTCCATGCATTCTGATGCATGTCCTGAACAATGGTTTTTCGGTCTATATCAACATGAAATATCCCGATGCGGAAGATGTGAATACGATTGTAGGTATACCGGGGCAGTTGCTGATTGTCGCCATAAGTACTGTGGTATTGGTGCTTTGCTACCAACTGATGAAACGGACAACGATAGCATATTCTTGGAAAAAAGGAGAGAATGTAGAAGTAGTAACTAATAATGATTGA
- a CDS encoding M20 family metallopeptidase, with product MKKNNIMLLTGILLFSSFSSISCGNKSKATEATEKVITVQVPPFDADSAYQYVKDQVDFGPRVPNTQAHVDCGNYLAGQLEKFGAKVTSQYADLVAYDGTLLKARNIIGSYNPENKKRIALFAHWDSRPWADNDPDEKNHYTPILGANDGGSGVGVLLEIARQIQQQQPELGIDIIFLDAEDYGTHQAYTGEHSEESWCLGAQYWARNPHVQNYNARFGILLDMVGGLEPTFYRESISERYAKDINRKVWKKAKELGYGKYFIDEVQGGATDDHLFINRIAGIKTIDIVPSDPEAEYSFDPHWHTVKDDMDNINRNTLKVVGQTVMEVIYNEK from the coding sequence ATGAAAAAGAATAATATAATGTTGCTCACCGGAATATTGCTATTCTCTTCCTTCTCTTCTATTTCTTGCGGGAACAAAAGCAAAGCAACCGAAGCGACCGAAAAAGTAATAACCGTTCAGGTTCCTCCATTCGATGCAGACAGTGCTTATCAATATGTAAAAGACCAAGTGGATTTCGGTCCCCGTGTACCCAATACTCAGGCGCATGTAGATTGCGGCAACTACCTTGCCGGACAATTAGAGAAATTCGGTGCCAAAGTCACCAGTCAATACGCTGATCTCGTAGCCTATGACGGTACTCTTCTGAAAGCACGCAACATTATCGGCTCGTACAATCCGGAAAACAAAAAGCGTATCGCCCTCTTCGCCCACTGGGACAGCCGTCCGTGGGCAGACAATGATCCGGACGAAAAGAACCACTACACACCCATCTTAGGAGCAAACGATGGCGGTAGCGGTGTAGGCGTATTGCTCGAAATCGCACGCCAAATACAGCAGCAACAACCAGAACTCGGGATAGACATCATCTTTCTGGACGCAGAAGATTATGGCACTCACCAAGCTTATACCGGAGAACACTCTGAAGAATCCTGGTGTCTGGGAGCGCAATATTGGGCACGCAATCCGCACGTGCAGAACTACAACGCACGTTTCGGAATCTTACTCGATATGGTAGGCGGACTGGAACCAACCTTCTACCGGGAGTCCATCTCCGAACGTTATGCCAAAGACATCAACCGGAAAGTGTGGAAGAAAGCAAAAGAATTGGGTTACGGAAAATATTTCATCGACGAAGTGCAAGGCGGTGCAACTGACGATCATCTGTTTATTAACAGAATAGCAGGTATCAAAACCATCGACATCGTTCCTAGCGACCCCGAAGCCGAATATAGCTTCGACCCCCACTGGCATACGGTGAAGGATGATATGGACAATATCAACCGAAATACGTTGAAGGTAGTGGGACAAACTGTGATGGAGGTTATTTACAATGAGAAGTGA
- a CDS encoding phosphate acyltransferase, which produces MEPIRNFDQLTSHLKTLNQRKKIAVVCANDANTEYAIARALEEGIAEFLMIGDSAILDKYPTLKKYPEYVKTIHIEDSDEAAREAVRIVREGGADILMKGIINTDNLLHAILDKEKGLLPKGKVLTHLAVMQIPTYNKLLFFSDAAVIPRPTLQQRIEMIWYAIHTCHSFGIEQPRISLIHCTEKVSAKFPHSLDYVNIVELAEAGEFGDVIIDGPLDVRTSCEQASGNIKGIVSPIEGQADVLIFPNIESGNAFYKSVALFANADMAGLLQGPICPVVLPSRSDTGLSKYYSMAMACLTCQ; this is translated from the coding sequence ATGGAACCTATTAGAAATTTTGATCAACTGACGTCACATCTGAAAACGTTGAATCAACGGAAGAAAATAGCCGTAGTGTGTGCTAACGATGCTAATACAGAATATGCTATCGCCCGTGCTTTGGAAGAAGGAATTGCAGAATTCCTGATGATCGGAGATTCGGCCATCCTCGACAAGTATCCTACTTTGAAGAAGTATCCGGAGTATGTGAAAACCATCCATATTGAAGATTCGGATGAAGCGGCGCGTGAAGCTGTCCGCATCGTACGTGAAGGTGGAGCAGATATTCTGATGAAGGGTATCATCAATACGGATAATCTCCTTCATGCCATTCTCGACAAAGAAAAAGGGTTGCTCCCCAAAGGGAAGGTGTTGACCCATCTGGCCGTAATGCAGATTCCTACTTATAATAAGTTATTGTTCTTTTCCGATGCTGCCGTGATTCCCCGTCCTACTTTACAACAACGCATTGAAATGATCTGGTACGCCATTCACACCTGTCACTCTTTCGGCATAGAGCAACCGCGTATATCATTGATTCACTGCACAGAAAAGGTAAGTGCCAAATTCCCCCATTCATTGGATTATGTGAATATCGTAGAACTTGCCGAAGCCGGTGAATTCGGAGATGTAATCATTGATGGCCCGTTGGATGTGCGTACTTCTTGCGAACAGGCTAGCGGTAACATCAAAGGAATAGTTTCGCCCATCGAAGGACAGGCTGACGTGCTGATTTTCCCGAACATCGAATCGGGGAATGCATTCTATAAATCCGTGGCACTCTTTGCCAATGCCGACATGGCAGGTTTGTTGCAAGGTCCTATTTGCCCGGTGGTATTGCCGTCACGAAGTGATACTGGTCTGTCGAAATATTATAGCATGGCGATGGCCTGCCTGACATGTCAATAG
- a CDS encoding DUF2975 domain-containing protein has translation MKKISILAIITLLFIAVEFVSAFVDLWGYKSLSGIVKQSTEVVGKSIDGDHRTFTIVQSLNMVPVEDKLALDTLENTYLDTQIPYGVGKVVVCGWLPMWMAWVSFLFLIALPLAIWGIVNFIKLLISVFKHEIFTRKNARRLRIFVYTNYGIIAVSSICDWVCYRCVASQTIMPGYVVGNYEFAVSWSDMFLMCLFAEIFALGVKLQEEQELTI, from the coding sequence ATGAAAAAGATTAGTATTTTAGCTATTATAACATTATTGTTTATCGCGGTGGAGTTTGTATCTGCATTTGTGGATTTATGGGGCTATAAAAGTTTGAGCGGCATCGTAAAACAAAGTACGGAGGTAGTCGGGAAATCGATTGATGGAGATCACCGGACATTTACTATTGTGCAATCACTGAATATGGTTCCAGTGGAAGACAAATTGGCATTGGATACCTTGGAGAATACGTATTTGGATACACAGATTCCTTATGGAGTAGGAAAGGTGGTCGTATGCGGTTGGCTGCCTATGTGGATGGCTTGGGTCAGTTTCCTTTTTTTAATCGCCCTGCCGCTTGCCATTTGGGGAATCGTTAACTTTATCAAATTACTGATCTCTGTATTTAAGCATGAAATATTTACCCGCAAGAATGCCCGCCGGTTGCGCATCTTCGTATACACTAATTACGGTATAATTGCAGTTAGCTCGATTTGTGATTGGGTATGCTATCGCTGTGTGGCGAGTCAGACGATAATGCCGGGATACGTGGTGGGCAATTATGAATTTGCCGTTAGTTGGAGTGACATGTTTCTGATGTGCCTTTTTGCTGAGATATTTGCATTAGGGGTGAAATTACAGGAAGAACAGGAATTGACCATTTAA
- a CDS encoding S66 peptidase family protein: MDSLIFPSYLLAGDKIAIVSPSGKIDKSFLKGAKKRLESWGFKVSMGKHAGGESGRYAGTIHQRLKDMQEAMDDPDVKAILCSRGGYGAVHLIDKLDFTHFREHPKWVIGFSDITALHNLIQHNGIASLHAPMARHITVEPENDPCSMHLRQILTGTLPEYTCEKHKLNRQGTAQGILRGGNMAVFYGLRGTPYDIPAEGTILFIEDVSERPHAIERMMYNLKLGGVLEKLSGLIIGQFTDYEEDRSLGKELYGALADLVKEYDYPVCFNFPVGHVTNNLPLINGATVELTVGKKEVDLRFIC; this comes from the coding sequence ATGGACAGTCTGATTTTTCCCTCTTATTTACTCGCAGGAGACAAAATAGCCATCGTGTCTCCTTCGGGCAAAATTGATAAGTCTTTTCTCAAAGGAGCCAAAAAGAGATTGGAATCCTGGGGATTTAAAGTCAGCATGGGGAAACATGCGGGTGGAGAGTCGGGACGATATGCGGGGACGATCCATCAACGCCTGAAAGACATGCAGGAGGCAATGGATGATCCGGATGTAAAAGCCATTCTTTGCAGTCGGGGCGGCTATGGAGCCGTACACCTGATCGACAAGTTAGACTTCACACATTTCCGCGAGCATCCCAAATGGGTAATAGGATTCAGTGATATCACCGCTTTGCATAATCTGATCCAGCATAATGGCATCGCTTCCCTCCATGCTCCTATGGCACGCCACATCACCGTTGAACCGGAAAATGATCCATGCTCGATGCATTTAAGGCAGATTCTCACGGGGACACTTCCCGAATATACCTGCGAAAAACATAAATTGAACCGTCAGGGAACGGCTCAGGGGATTTTAAGAGGTGGGAACATGGCAGTCTTTTACGGGCTGAGGGGTACTCCATACGATATTCCGGCGGAAGGAACGATTCTTTTTATCGAGGATGTGAGTGAACGCCCTCACGCCATAGAGCGCATGATGTACAATCTGAAACTGGGCGGTGTACTCGAAAAACTTTCCGGACTTATCATCGGTCAGTTCACCGATTACGAAGAAGACCGTTCGCTGGGTAAAGAGTTATACGGTGCATTGGCAGATTTAGTTAAAGAGTACGATTATCCGGTTTGCTTTAATTTTCCGGTGGGGCACGTCACTAACAACCTCCCTTTAATCAACGGAGCAACAGTGGAATTAACCGTAGGTAAAAAAGAGGTCGATTTAAGGTTCATTTGTTAA
- a CDS encoding SufE family protein, whose translation MSINELQDEVIAEFSDFDDWMDRYQLLIDLGNEQEPLDEKYKTEQNLIEGCQSRVWLQADEEDGKLVFKAESDALIVKGIISLLIKVLSGHTPDEILNADLYFIDKIGLKEHLSPTRSNGLLSMVKQMRLYALAFKAKDNKK comes from the coding sequence ATGTCAATTAATGAATTACAAGATGAAGTGATTGCTGAATTCAGCGATTTCGATGACTGGATGGATCGTTACCAGTTGCTTATTGATTTAGGAAATGAGCAGGAACCGCTTGACGAGAAATATAAAACAGAACAGAACCTAATTGAAGGTTGCCAAAGCCGCGTCTGGTTGCAGGCAGACGAGGAAGACGGCAAACTAGTGTTCAAGGCAGAAAGCGATGCCTTGATCGTAAAAGGGATCATCTCCTTATTAATAAAGGTACTCTCCGGCCATACTCCCGATGAAATTCTAAATGCAGACCTTTACTTCATCGACAAGATCGGATTAAAAGAACACTTGTCTCCCACCCGGAGCAACGGTTTACTTTCGATGGTTAAGCAGATGAGGCTTTATGCGCTGGCATTCAAAGCAAAAGACAACAAGAAATAA
- the buk gene encoding butyrate kinase: protein MKILAINPGSTSTKIAVYEDEKPLLVRNIKHSVEELSAFAEVTDQFGFRKSLVLNELEKEGIPFQFDAIVGRGGLVKPIPGGVYEVNEAMRLDTLHAMRTHACNLGCLIADELASMLPGCRAFIADPGVVDEMDEIPHITGSPLMPRITIWHALNQRAIARRHAREHNTRYEDLNLVICHLGGGISIGAHDHGRAIDVNNALDGEGPFSPERAGTLPAGQLIDLCFSGRFTKDELKKRISGRAGLAAHLGTTDMIAIENAILAGDKKAELVVDAMIYQVAKSIGAAAVALYGKVDAILLTGGIARSEYLIPRLEKYISFLAPVYVYPGEDELEALALNALGALRGELPVAEYK, encoded by the coding sequence ATGAAGATTCTTGCAATCAATCCCGGTTCTACCTCAACGAAGATAGCCGTTTATGAAGATGAGAAACCATTGCTGGTACGCAATATCAAGCATTCGGTAGAAGAATTGTCCGCATTTGCCGAAGTGACCGATCAGTTCGGGTTTCGTAAATCGCTTGTACTTAATGAATTGGAGAAGGAAGGGATTCCTTTTCAGTTTGATGCTATTGTTGGACGCGGTGGATTGGTGAAACCTATCCCCGGAGGAGTTTATGAAGTGAACGAAGCGATGCGGCTGGATACGCTCCATGCGATGCGTACCCATGCCTGTAACCTTGGCTGCCTCATTGCCGATGAACTGGCATCGATGCTTCCCGGTTGCCGTGCATTTATTGCCGATCCGGGTGTAGTGGACGAGATGGACGAAATTCCCCATATCACGGGATCTCCGTTAATGCCGCGTATTACCATCTGGCACGCGCTGAATCAACGTGCCATTGCCAGACGGCATGCCCGCGAACATAATACGCGATACGAAGATTTGAATCTGGTGATTTGTCATCTGGGTGGCGGCATTTCCATCGGTGCCCACGATCATGGACGTGCTATTGATGTGAATAATGCGTTGGACGGTGAAGGTCCGTTTTCTCCCGAACGTGCGGGTACGCTTCCTGCCGGGCAGTTGATCGACCTTTGTTTCAGCGGCCGTTTTACCAAGGACGAATTGAAGAAGCGTATATCCGGTCGGGCCGGTCTTGCCGCCCATTTGGGAACGACGGATATGATCGCTATTGAGAATGCAATCCTGGCCGGTGATAAAAAGGCGGAACTGGTGGTGGATGCCATGATCTATCAGGTGGCGAAGAGCATCGGTGCAGCCGCAGTCGCGCTTTATGGCAAAGTCGATGCCATCCTGTTGACAGGAGGTATTGCTCGCTCAGAGTATCTTATCCCACGCTTGGAAAAGTACATTTCTTTCTTGGCTCCGGTGTATGTATATCCGGGAGAGGATGAACTTGAAGCGCTTGCGTTGAATGCTTTGGGAGCTTTGCGCGGAGAATTGCCGGTTGCGGAATATAAGTGA
- a CDS encoding helix-turn-helix domain-containing protein gives MAIIVNLDIMMARRKISLSELAEKIDITPANLSILKTGKAKAIRFSTLEAICKELDCQPGDILEFREGEG, from the coding sequence ATGGCTATAATAGTAAACCTTGATATAATGATGGCTCGAAGGAAGATCTCTTTGAGCGAATTGGCTGAGAAGATTGATATCACCCCTGCCAATCTCTCTATCCTGAAAACGGGAAAGGCGAAAGCTATCCGGTTCTCTACACTGGAAGCTATTTGTAAGGAGCTGGACTGTCAGCCTGGTGATATTCTGGAATTCAGGGAAGGGGAGGGATAA
- a CDS encoding family 43 glycosylhydrolase, translating into MNFSKLLLLVITGLLPCSLVGQSMRFGDTSRTGVPFSKDPHVISFHGKYLMYYSIPPKDNLGWGIGVAESENLHKWERKGEVSPMADYEAKGLCAPCALVRNDTVHLFYQTYGNGKKDAICHAWSVDGVNFTRNRTNPIFAPKADEWNCGRAIDAEVVFANGKYYLYYATRTPDYVKQIIGVATASEGTDFNREAWTEACDKAILIPEYPWEETCVEGPSVVQMDGELYMFYAGAYNNRPQQIGVARSKDGIHWEKIGNKPFLANGDVGAWNYCESGHPHIFKDVDGKTFLFYQGNNDFGKTWLLSNVRVFWKNSLPYMK; encoded by the coding sequence ATGAATTTTAGTAAATTGTTATTGTTGGTAATAACAGGGCTATTGCCTTGTAGTTTGGTAGGACAATCCATGCGGTTTGGCGACACGTCCAGAACGGGAGTACCCTTCTCTAAAGATCCTCATGTAATATCTTTCCACGGGAAATACCTGATGTATTATTCAATTCCTCCTAAAGATAATTTAGGCTGGGGGATTGGTGTGGCAGAAAGTGAAAACCTGCATAAGTGGGAGCGGAAAGGTGAAGTATCACCGATGGCTGACTATGAAGCAAAGGGATTGTGTGCCCCTTGTGCCTTGGTACGCAATGATACGGTTCATCTGTTTTATCAGACTTACGGGAATGGCAAGAAGGATGCTATTTGCCATGCCTGGTCAGTGGACGGTGTGAACTTTACTCGTAACCGGACTAATCCTATATTTGCGCCCAAAGCAGATGAGTGGAATTGTGGGCGTGCCATAGATGCGGAAGTCGTATTCGCCAATGGAAAGTATTATTTGTATTATGCCACTCGTACTCCGGATTATGTGAAGCAGATCATAGGCGTAGCAACTGCTTCAGAAGGGACTGATTTCAACCGGGAAGCGTGGACGGAAGCGTGTGACAAAGCTATTCTCATACCGGAATACCCTTGGGAAGAAACCTGTGTGGAAGGGCCTTCGGTGGTACAGATGGATGGAGAACTCTATATGTTCTACGCAGGCGCATATAACAACCGCCCGCAACAAATCGGTGTGGCAAGGAGCAAAGACGGCATTCATTGGGAAAAAATCGGGAACAAGCCATTTCTTGCAAATGGAGATGTGGGGGCATGGAATTATTGCGAGTCCGGACACCCGCATATCTTTAAAGACGTGGATGGGAAGACATTTTTGTTTTATCAGGGGAACAATGACTTTGGTAAAACGTGGCTGCTCTCCAATGTACGTGTGTTCTGGAAAAACTCGCTGCCTTATATGAAATAA
- a CDS encoding DUF3836 domain-containing protein — translation MKKSFMSISMLIVSISMLALFLCSTVANAQSSSKYVYNKDGNTEFVYTVDETGRYLTPKLKYEYAKDDKNNSIQKKAYRWNAGERKWMPYYLTTLSEVGNDSVVEYAAWDSKSQTYSLNFQKAVYNKGLENDVLSYESYKWNRKIGNWEIDQHFLLEDYLAGNTDSMN, via the coding sequence ATGAAAAAGTCATTTATGAGCATTTCGATGTTGATCGTATCAATCTCGATGTTAGCCCTGTTTTTGTGTTCAACTGTTGCCAATGCGCAGTCCTCTTCTAAGTATGTATATAACAAGGACGGTAATACTGAATTTGTTTATACAGTGGACGAAACCGGCAGGTATCTGACTCCGAAGCTGAAATATGAATATGCCAAGGATGATAAAAACAATTCCATCCAGAAAAAGGCATACCGCTGGAATGCCGGCGAAAGGAAATGGATGCCTTATTATCTAACTACTCTTTCCGAGGTAGGGAATGATTCGGTAGTGGAATATGCCGCATGGGACAGTAAATCTCAGACCTACTCCCTGAATTTTCAAAAAGCTGTTTATAACAAAGGATTAGAGAATGATGTCCTCTCTTATGAATCTTATAAGTGGAACCGGAAAATTGGTAATTGGGAGATTGACCAACATTTCCTTTTGGAAGATTACCTTGCCGGGAACACTGATAGTATGAATTAA